In Vigna unguiculata cultivar IT97K-499-35 chromosome 3, ASM411807v1, whole genome shotgun sequence, a single genomic region encodes these proteins:
- the LOC114177107 gene encoding zinc-finger homeodomain protein 11-like, whose product MDLTSSSTHTIQTFDAGTKTTPPINPTNNTTTKSLSFTNGTPKRHPSTTAAPPPQPPSMVVTYKECLKNHAASLGGHALDGCGEFMPSSSTNPTDPRSLKCAACGCHRNFHRRDPQEHSNLNNNNIHGANPNAAVTANNNPTFLSCIYTPSAPAPISQRAMSQSTSPSLSSSPSHSPSPMSSPSPPPLSHVPPYHASAPHMLLALGTGYSTPSDEHPQHRGLTFSSVMLKSENPKKRYRTKFSKEQKEKMQNFSEKLGWRMQKGDDGLVQQFCNDIGVSRGVFKVWMHNNKNTFRRRLDQGENANPNANANSPQSIGDHDDGNNTSGGGGFDSDINNPYNPNTNNNDIHMNEGDGCGNVHVSLNGLSS is encoded by the coding sequence ATGGACCTGACCTCAAGCAGTACCCACACAATACAAACCTTCGATGCCGGTACTAAGACCACACCACCCATCAACCCCACCAATAATACCACCACAAAGTCTCTATCTTTCACCAACGGCACCCCAAAGCGCCACCCCTCCACCACCGCTGCTCCACCTCCTCAACCACCTTCCATGGTGGTTACCTACAAAGAATGCCTCAAAAACCACGCCGCCAGCCTAGGTGGCCATGCACTTGATGGCTGTGGCGAGTTCATGCCTTCCTCCTCCACCAACCCCACCGATCCTCGCTCCCTCAAGTGCGCCGCCTGTGGCTGCCACCGCAACTTCCACCGCCGTGATCCTCAGGAACACAGTAAcctcaacaacaacaatattCACGGCGCCAACCCCAACGCCGCCGTCACCGCCAACAATAACCCGACTTTTTTAAGCTGCATCTACACCCCTTCAGCACCAGCACCAATCTCTCAGCGAGCCATGAGCCAAAGCACGAGTCCGAGCCTGAGTTCGAGCCCGAGCCACAGTCCGAGCCCAATGTCAAGCCCCTCACCTCCTCCGCTCTCCCACGTGCCACCGTACCACGCTTCAGCACCCCACATGCTTTTAGCCCTCGGCACTGGCTACTCTACACCCTCCGATGAACACCCCCAGCACCGAGGCCTAACCTTTTCGAGCGTGATGCTGAAGAGCGAGAACCCGAAGAAGAGGTACAGGACCAAGTTCAGCAAGGAGCAGAAGGAGAAGATGCAGAACTTCTCTGAGAAACTGGGGTGGAGAATGCAGAAAGGGGATGATGGATTGGTCCAGCAATTCTGCAATGACATTGGGGTCTCCAGAGGGGTCTTCAAGGTGTGGATGCACAACAACAAGAACACCTTTAGGAGAAGATTGGATCAAGGGGAAAATGCAAATCCAAACGCAAATGCAAATTCTCCTCAAAGTATTGGGGATCATGATGACGGCAATAATACCAGCGGTGGAGGTGGATTTGATAGTGATATCAACAACCCCTACAACCCAAATACCAACAACAATGACATTCACATGAATGAAGGAGATGGATGTGGCAATGTTCATGTCTCTCTTAATGGACTCTCATCTTAG